The Mycolicibacterium hassiacum DSM 44199 genome includes a window with the following:
- a CDS encoding IS481 family transposase: MVHANASLTPRGRLRLAQAVVDQGWSLRRAAERFQCSVATAKKWADRYRDGGEAAMVDRPSRPHRSPLRLPKRRERRIVNLRFTRRWGPHRIAAHLRLARSTVEAVLRRYRMPLLRHLDQNTGLPVRRPKPRRYEHPAPGDLVHVDVKKLGRIPDGGGHRKLGRQAGRRNRCGMGYTFLHHAVDDHSRLAYSEDLADERKETAAGFWKRASAFFADHGITVKRVLTDNGSCYRSKNFAEALGPDIAHKRTRPYRPQTNGKVERFNRTLTTEWAYAQTYRSEAERAGTYQHWLHHYNHHRPHTGIGGMTPIDRLRVHNLPVKNT, from the coding sequence ATGGTCCACGCTAATGCTTCGTTGACTCCTCGTGGGCGGTTGCGGCTTGCGCAGGCTGTTGTTGATCAGGGCTGGAGTTTGCGGCGCGCTGCTGAGCGGTTCCAATGTTCGGTGGCCACAGCCAAGAAATGGGCCGACCGTTATCGCGACGGTGGCGAAGCAGCGATGGTAGACCGGCCCAGCCGGCCGCATCGCAGTCCGTTGCGGTTGCCGAAACGACGTGAGCGGCGCATCGTCAACCTGCGCTTCACCCGGCGGTGGGGCCCACATCGTATCGCCGCCCATTTGCGGTTGGCGCGGTCAACGGTAGAAGCGGTGTTACGCCGCTACCGCATGCCATTGCTGCGGCACCTGGACCAGAACACCGGGTTGCCGGTACGCCGGCCCAAACCCCGCCGCTATGAGCACCCGGCTCCCGGCGACTTGGTCCATGTCGACGTCAAGAAACTGGGCCGCATCCCCGACGGGGGCGGCCATCGCAAGCTGGGTCGCCAAGCCGGCCGGCGCAACCGCTGCGGCATGGGATACACGTTCTTGCACCACGCCGTTGATGACCACTCCCGGCTGGCGTATTCCGAGGACCTCGCCGACGAACGCAAAGAAACCGCCGCGGGGTTCTGGAAACGCGCCAGCGCGTTCTTCGCCGACCATGGCATTACCGTCAAGCGGGTGTTGACCGACAATGGATCCTGTTACCGGTCAAAGAATTTCGCTGAAGCGCTCGGCCCCGACATCGCCCACAAGAGGACCCGGCCCTACCGGCCGCAGACCAACGGCAAAGTCGAGCGATTCAACCGCACCCTGACCACTGAATGGGCCTATGCGCAGACCTACCGCTCTGAGGCCGAACGCGCCGGAACCTACCAGCACTGGCTGCATCACTACAATCACCACCGACCCCACACCGGCATCGGCGGAATGACACCTATCGACCGCCTACGCGTTCACAACCTACCCGTGAAGAACACCTAG
- a CDS encoding cyclic nucleotide-binding domain-containing protein, with the protein MDNRKYARESQQSRTREIDEDARRLREFPAFAGFSDTDLQKLVKAAHRTSTSGPWPLIREQTPSDACYILLSGEAGVYVGNDRIAVVGPGEVIGEAALLRGTLRNATVTTTGRAEVLHIARDDFNRLLEEIPPLRAAIEETAARHTPGATTGRA; encoded by the coding sequence ATGGACAACCGCAAATACGCCCGGGAGAGCCAGCAGTCACGCACTCGGGAGATCGACGAGGACGCCCGCCGATTACGCGAGTTCCCGGCCTTCGCCGGCTTCTCCGACACCGACCTGCAGAAGCTGGTCAAGGCCGCGCACCGCACCTCGACGTCGGGGCCGTGGCCGCTCATCCGCGAGCAGACCCCGTCGGACGCCTGCTACATCCTGCTCAGCGGCGAGGCCGGCGTGTACGTCGGCAACGACCGCATCGCCGTGGTGGGGCCGGGCGAGGTGATCGGCGAGGCGGCGCTGCTGCGCGGCACCCTGCGCAACGCCACGGTCACCACCACCGGTCGGGCCGAGGTGTTGCACATCGCCCGCGACGACTTCAACCGGCTGCTCGAGGAGATCCCGCCGCTGCGCGCGGCGATCGAGGAGACCGCGGCCCGGCACACCCCGGGCGCGACGACCGGCCGGGCGTAA
- a CDS encoding dihydrodipicolinate reductase, family protein codes for MSLRVIQWATGAVGSAQLRGIIDRPDLELAGVFVYSPQKAGVDAGELVGRPPTGVRATTDKNEILATDADLVLHAASKAGGNDTNLDDIVALLASGKNVITTTTTTCPAGRPRSASASPPPAGRAIPGSSPPGSIPG; via the coding sequence ATGAGTCTGCGTGTCATTCAATGGGCCACCGGGGCCGTCGGCTCCGCACAGCTGCGGGGGATCATCGACCGCCCCGACCTCGAACTCGCCGGGGTGTTCGTCTACTCACCGCAGAAAGCCGGGGTGGACGCCGGGGAGCTGGTCGGCCGCCCGCCCACCGGGGTCCGCGCGACCACGGACAAGAACGAAATACTGGCCACCGACGCCGATCTGGTGCTGCACGCGGCGTCGAAAGCCGGCGGCAACGACACCAACCTCGACGACATCGTCGCACTGCTGGCATCGGGCAAGAACGTCATCACCACTACCACCACCACTTGCCCAGCTGGCCGCCCGAGGTCGGCGAGCGCATCACCGCCGCCTGCCGGCAGGGCAATTCCCGGTTCTTCGCCGCCGGGGAGCATCCCGGGCTGA
- a CDS encoding ATP-binding cassette domain-containing protein — MTEDARDEGGSPEDSPQDAAARDDAPGHDALQDDAPQPVIVARGITMRGPRGPVYGPIDLDVDPGGVTVLNCPAGEGRTALLMTLAGRMRPASGELQVLGSRDARQIFARAALAGVDEVDPLPESVTVGEVLTEQLRWRAPWYRRIRRAGPQDLERLCAPVFGELPLPPLEHETDDLAELDALLLRIALANADRPALLVVDGLDALTSDRDRQVALDRLIELGREQTVVTASVNDVSGRAVRAQLSVPNVVRTELAAREGSR; from the coding sequence GTGACCGAGGATGCGCGCGACGAGGGCGGTTCACCTGAGGATTCGCCTCAAGACGCCGCGGCCCGTGATGACGCGCCCGGGCATGATGCGCTCCAGGACGACGCGCCCCAGCCGGTGATCGTCGCGCGCGGTATCACCATGCGCGGGCCGCGCGGTCCGGTGTACGGGCCGATCGACCTCGACGTCGACCCGGGCGGGGTCACCGTGCTGAACTGCCCGGCCGGCGAGGGCCGCACCGCGCTGCTGATGACGCTGGCCGGGCGGATGCGTCCGGCCTCGGGTGAGTTGCAGGTCCTCGGCAGCCGCGACGCACGGCAGATCTTCGCCCGCGCCGCGCTGGCCGGCGTCGACGAAGTCGATCCGCTGCCGGAGTCGGTCACGGTGGGTGAGGTGCTCACCGAGCAGCTGCGGTGGAGGGCGCCGTGGTATCGCCGCATCCGCCGGGCGGGGCCGCAGGACCTCGAGCGGTTGTGCGCGCCGGTGTTCGGTGAGCTGCCGCTGCCGCCGCTGGAGCACGAGACCGATGATCTGGCCGAGCTCGACGCGCTGCTGTTGCGGATCGCGCTGGCCAACGCCGACCGGCCGGCGTTGCTGGTGGTCGACGGGCTCGACGCGCTCACCAGCGACCGCGACCGGCAGGTGGCGCTGGACCGGTTGATCGAACTCGGCCGGGAGCAGACCGTCGTCACCGCCAGTGTCAACGATGTGTCCGGGCGTGCCGTGCGCGCACAACTGTCCGTCCCCAACGTCGTCCGCACCGAACTCGCGGCTCGAGAAGGAAGCAGGTAA
- a CDS encoding YhgE/Pip domain-containing protein has protein sequence MLAGLSLGTDLKRYTRGTLPRIALATIIVLPLLYGAMYLWAFWNPFAEVNRMPVALVNEDTGAVIDGERVNIGEQVTKALVDSGELQLHEVSAQEAADGVAGGRYYFSVTLPEDFSARVASPSGGDPQPAALRFSFNGANNYLAMLIGQNAAQQVLNRVDEAISQQTVTRVLTGLTDAGAGLRRAADGAGQLADGLTSANDGAHELATGADALATGLRTARDGSAQLAAGTAELSNAVQTATDPLLKLLDTVAGSGLNADEVSQAAQHLSAAVRSTTDRIAALNIDYAQAEAIIGQVVGFLRDNPDPTLRDMGNFLAGAQRILNAKQMNPATDEGLIRLRDAAADVEHQLGDPNSHFRRVLTGAVDGSLRSQLVQLRDGVDRLNSGAAQLNSGLEQLSAGGDRLASGAAELAAGTDKLKAGSEELATKLRDGSTQVPSWTPQQRTEIAKTLAAPVALDMVHHNEVPTFGTGFAPFFLPLALFIGTLIVWMLLKPLQSRPIVQGVGALRVVLTSYWPALVIVFCQVVVMYLVVHFGVGLQAKYPIATVAFLILIAATFLALIQAFNAFFGVAIGRVVTLAFLMFQLVSAGGIYPVETTARPFEILHPYDPMTYAVNGLRELINGGIDARLWTAILVLSCLLVVSLTVSAWSARRNRLYTIERLHPSIEV, from the coding sequence GTGCTTGCCGGGTTGTCTTTGGGCACCGACCTGAAGCGCTACACACGCGGAACGCTGCCGCGGATCGCGTTGGCGACGATCATCGTGCTGCCGCTGTTGTACGGCGCGATGTATCTGTGGGCGTTCTGGAATCCGTTCGCCGAGGTGAACCGGATGCCGGTCGCGCTGGTCAACGAGGACACCGGCGCGGTGATCGACGGCGAACGGGTGAACATCGGTGAGCAGGTGACCAAGGCGCTGGTGGATTCCGGCGAGCTGCAGCTGCACGAGGTGTCGGCGCAGGAGGCGGCCGACGGGGTGGCCGGTGGGAGGTACTACTTCTCGGTGACGTTGCCGGAGGATTTCAGTGCCAGGGTGGCTTCGCCGTCGGGTGGTGATCCGCAGCCGGCTGCGTTGCGGTTCAGTTTCAACGGCGCCAACAACTACTTGGCGATGCTCATCGGGCAGAACGCCGCGCAGCAGGTTCTCAACCGGGTCGACGAGGCGATCTCGCAGCAGACCGTGACAAGGGTGCTCACCGGGCTGACCGACGCCGGGGCGGGCCTGCGGCGGGCCGCCGACGGGGCGGGGCAGTTGGCCGACGGGCTGACTTCGGCGAACGACGGCGCGCATGAGCTGGCCACCGGCGCCGACGCGCTGGCGACCGGATTGCGCACCGCCCGTGACGGTTCGGCGCAGCTGGCGGCGGGTACCGCGGAGTTGTCGAACGCGGTGCAGACCGCGACCGATCCGTTGTTGAAGTTGCTCGACACTGTGGCGGGGTCGGGGTTGAACGCCGACGAGGTGTCGCAGGCCGCGCAGCATCTCAGCGCGGCGGTGCGCTCGACCACCGACCGGATCGCGGCACTGAACATCGATTACGCGCAGGCTGAGGCCATCATCGGTCAGGTGGTGGGGTTCTTGCGCGACAACCCGGACCCGACCTTGCGGGACATGGGCAACTTTCTGGCCGGGGCGCAGCGGATCCTCAACGCCAAGCAGATGAACCCGGCCACTGACGAGGGGCTGATCCGGCTGCGCGATGCCGCAGCGGATGTGGAGCATCAACTCGGGGATCCGAACAGCCATTTCCGCAGGGTGCTCACCGGTGCGGTCGACGGGTCGCTGCGCTCCCAGCTGGTGCAGCTGCGCGACGGGGTCGATCGGCTCAACAGCGGTGCGGCCCAGCTCAACAGCGGGCTCGAGCAGCTCTCGGCCGGTGGGGATCGGCTTGCTTCCGGTGCGGCGGAGCTCGCCGCGGGGACCGACAAGCTCAAGGCCGGCAGCGAGGAGCTCGCGACCAAGCTGCGCGACGGCTCGACCCAGGTGCCGTCGTGGACTCCGCAGCAGCGCACCGAGATCGCCAAGACGCTGGCGGCGCCGGTGGCGCTGGACATGGTGCATCACAACGAGGTGCCCACGTTCGGGACCGGGTTCGCGCCGTTCTTCCTGCCGCTGGCGTTGTTCATCGGCACGCTGATCGTCTGGATGCTGTTGAAACCGCTGCAGTCCCGGCCGATCGTGCAGGGTGTCGGAGCGCTGCGGGTGGTGCTGACCTCCTACTGGCCGGCGTTGGTGATCGTGTTCTGCCAGGTGGTGGTGATGTACCTGGTGGTGCACTTCGGGGTGGGGCTGCAGGCGAAGTATCCGATTGCGACAGTCGCCTTCCTGATCCTCATCGCGGCAACGTTCCTGGCGCTGATCCAGGCGTTCAACGCGTTCTTCGGGGTGGCGATCGGGCGGGTGGTCACGCTGGCGTTCCTGATGTTCCAGCTGGTGTCGGCGGGCGGGATCTATCCGGTCGAGACCACTGCCCGGCCGTTCGAGATCCTGCACCCCTACGATCCGATGACCTACGCGGTCAACGGGTTGCGGGAGCTGATCAACGGGGGGATCGATGCCCGGCTGTGGACGGCGATCCTCGTGTTGAGCTGTCTGCTGGTGGTGTCGCTGACCGTGAGCGCCTGGTCGGCGCGGCGGAACCGGCTCTACACGATCGAGCGGCTGCACCCGTCGATCGAGGTGTGA
- a CDS encoding DUF4352 domain-containing protein produces the protein MAAAPTPQSNPSGEGRGAFSAARATRKHPGAGTIGALVVAAVVGLTGVGCIPVENSARPVSGGSANANRLVNSRDSAAPVGSAVRDGKFEFQVLGMERAAEAGDPSNPFMTATPQGKFIIVTLAVTNIGDRPQSYFGSNQKLIDAAGREYAVDSEADMWLNREGFMEEINPGNAIQVKVAFDVPPGTQPAELEVHDSAFSGGARVRLQ, from the coding sequence ATGGCCGCTGCGCCTACGCCGCAATCGAATCCGTCGGGGGAGGGTCGGGGTGCGTTCTCGGCGGCTCGGGCGACCAGAAAGCATCCGGGCGCGGGAACGATCGGGGCACTGGTGGTTGCTGCGGTGGTGGGGCTCACCGGTGTCGGGTGCATCCCGGTCGAGAACAGCGCTCGCCCGGTGTCGGGCGGTTCGGCGAATGCGAATCGCTTGGTGAATTCGCGGGACAGCGCAGCGCCCGTCGGCTCTGCGGTCCGTGACGGGAAGTTCGAGTTCCAGGTGCTCGGCATGGAGCGGGCTGCGGAGGCCGGGGACCCGAGCAATCCGTTCATGACCGCGACGCCGCAGGGCAAGTTCATCATCGTCACTCTGGCGGTGACGAACATCGGTGACCGGCCGCAGTCGTATTTCGGCTCCAATCAGAAGCTGATCGACGCGGCGGGCCGGGAGTACGCGGTCGACTCCGAAGCGGATATGTGGCTGAACCGAGAAGGGTTCATGGAGGAGATCAACCCTGGCAACGCGATCCAGGTGAAGGTCGCCTTTGATGTGCCACCCGGTACGCAGCCGGCCGAGCTCGAGGTTCACGACTCGGCGTTCTCGGGCGGCGCAAGAGTTCGCCTTCAGTGA
- a CDS encoding alpha/beta fold hydrolase yields MDYSVFELGDVPLDSGETLVAAKLAYKTYGQLNGAADNVVVLPTFYTGTHRRNEGFFGPGRAIDPQRHFVVSVNMFGNGLSTSPSCATPAQRGRDFPRVSLIDNVRAQHRLLFEHIGVSRIALVAGWSMAGCQAYHWAAMYPDLVDAIVPVCASARTSVNNWVFLEGVKAALLVDPYFATGEGAPVAGLSAFGRVYAGWAYSPEFFRDGLYRRLSFNSAEELLADWERDHVENWDAHDLLAKLWAWQHADIATLHGGDLVAALRAISARAIVIGCPQDKYFSVEDNAFEAEHMPNGELRVYESPFGHCVASPGNDPEFARFFDAAVADVLG; encoded by the coding sequence GTGGATTACTCGGTTTTCGAACTCGGTGACGTCCCGCTGGACTCCGGCGAGACGCTCGTGGCGGCGAAGCTCGCCTACAAGACCTACGGCCAACTGAACGGGGCGGCCGACAACGTCGTCGTACTGCCCACCTTCTACACCGGCACCCATCGCCGTAACGAGGGCTTCTTCGGGCCGGGCCGGGCGATCGACCCGCAACGGCATTTCGTGGTGTCGGTCAACATGTTCGGAAACGGGTTGTCCACCTCCCCGAGCTGTGCGACGCCGGCGCAGCGTGGCCGGGACTTCCCCAGGGTCAGCCTCATCGACAACGTGCGGGCCCAGCACCGGTTGCTGTTCGAGCACATCGGGGTTTCCCGCATCGCTCTGGTGGCTGGCTGGTCGATGGCCGGCTGTCAGGCCTACCACTGGGCGGCGATGTATCCCGACCTGGTCGACGCGATCGTACCGGTGTGCGCCTCGGCGCGGACGTCGGTGAACAACTGGGTGTTCCTCGAAGGGGTGAAGGCCGCGCTGCTGGTCGACCCGTACTTCGCCACCGGTGAGGGGGCGCCGGTCGCCGGGTTGAGTGCGTTCGGGCGGGTGTACGCGGGGTGGGCGTACTCGCCGGAGTTCTTCCGCGACGGGCTGTACCGCCGGCTCAGCTTCAACAGCGCCGAGGAGCTGCTCGCCGACTGGGAACGCGACCACGTCGAGAACTGGGACGCCCACGACCTGCTGGCCAAGCTGTGGGCCTGGCAGCACGCCGACATCGCCACCCTGCACGGCGGGGACCTGGTGGCCGCCCTGCGGGCGATCAGCGCCCGGGCGATCGTGATCGGCTGCCCACAGGACAAGTACTTCTCCGTCGAGGACAACGCCTTCGAGGCCGAGCACATGCCGAACGGCGAACTGCGGGTTTACGAGTCACCGTTCGGCCACTGCGTTGCGAGTCCTGGCAATGACCCGGAGTTCGCGCGGTTCTTCGACGCGGCGGTCGCGGATGTGCTGGGTTGA
- a CDS encoding glutamine synthetase family protein — protein sequence MTVIDASDATETPLYVETFADALPTDARIAEVRARLEDAGVKYVMACWIDLFGIPKTKPVPMSDFEALCKGRGPQFAVHSVSFVPELTPADSDQVVVPDLNAVYVCPWDPTIAIIFSDLFWEDKPYNVCPRQALKRAIAEAARQGYRGYAGIEPEFIVMRYDEHGRPVKAFDTDPQQPGALRPRRQAYGYDTEHSLDAMPFLKDLIDMLEGLGWGLNDVVAEGAYSQFELDFGYSHLLQMADRFVFLRLTLKEVAKKHGMFVTFMPKPTTGDWRSGAHINFSLRSLADPDRNLFEDGDGGWSTECRHAVGGLIKHSEALTAITCSTVNSYNGLVPRVGGFEGGTVTWAPTNITYGHNNRSAQFRLPQNRFCIENRAADMCMNIYLALAATLAAAVEGVEQAIDPGEPSDFDLYALSEEEAERMGIRRLPRNLYEAIKALKQDELFRHVLGEQMVKSYIAYKVDEWERYHQAVTDWEVNEYLRLY from the coding sequence ATGACTGTCATCGACGCGTCCGACGCCACCGAAACACCGCTCTACGTCGAGACATTCGCTGATGCGCTGCCCACCGACGCGAGAATCGCCGAGGTTCGGGCCCGGCTCGAGGACGCCGGCGTCAAGTACGTGATGGCCTGCTGGATCGACCTGTTCGGGATCCCGAAGACCAAGCCGGTGCCGATGAGCGATTTCGAGGCGCTGTGCAAGGGCAGGGGCCCGCAGTTCGCCGTGCACTCGGTGTCATTCGTCCCCGAGCTCACCCCGGCCGACTCCGACCAGGTCGTGGTACCGGACCTGAACGCCGTCTACGTCTGCCCGTGGGACCCGACGATCGCGATCATCTTCAGCGACCTGTTCTGGGAGGACAAGCCCTACAACGTCTGCCCGCGCCAGGCGCTCAAGCGGGCCATCGCCGAGGCTGCCCGGCAGGGCTACCGCGGTTACGCCGGCATCGAGCCGGAGTTCATCGTCATGCGCTACGACGAGCACGGTAGACCGGTAAAGGCGTTCGACACCGACCCGCAGCAGCCGGGCGCACTGCGCCCCCGCCGGCAGGCCTACGGCTACGACACCGAGCACTCGCTGGACGCCATGCCGTTCCTCAAGGACCTGATCGACATGCTCGAGGGGCTCGGCTGGGGCCTGAATGACGTTGTCGCCGAAGGCGCATACTCGCAGTTCGAGCTCGACTTCGGCTACTCGCACCTGCTGCAGATGGCCGACCGCTTCGTGTTCCTGCGGCTGACGCTCAAGGAGGTCGCCAAGAAGCACGGCATGTTCGTCACGTTCATGCCCAAGCCGACGACAGGCGACTGGCGATCGGGGGCGCACATCAACTTCTCGCTGCGCTCGCTGGCCGACCCGGACCGCAACCTGTTCGAGGACGGCGACGGCGGCTGGAGCACCGAGTGCCGGCATGCGGTGGGCGGGTTGATCAAGCACTCCGAGGCGCTGACCGCGATCACCTGCTCGACGGTCAACTCCTACAACGGCCTGGTGCCGCGCGTCGGCGGCTTCGAGGGCGGCACCGTCACCTGGGCGCCAACCAACATCACCTACGGCCACAACAACCGCTCCGCGCAGTTCCGGCTGCCGCAGAACCGATTCTGCATCGAGAACCGCGCGGCCGATATGTGCATGAACATCTATCTCGCTTTGGCTGCCACCCTGGCCGCCGCGGTGGAGGGCGTCGAGCAGGCGATCGACCCGGGCGAGCCGTCGGACTTCGACCTCTACGCGCTGTCCGAGGAGGAGGCCGAACGTATGGGCATCCGCAGGCTGCCGCGCAACCTCTACGAGGCGATCAAGGCTCTCAAGCAGGACGAGCTGTTCAGGCACGTGCTGGGCGAACAGATGGTCAAGTCCTACATCGCCTACAAGGTCGATGAGTGGGAGCGCTACCACCAGGCGGTCACCGACTGGGAGGTCAACGAGTACCTACGGCTGTACTGA
- a CDS encoding TetR/AcrR family transcriptional regulator: MLRDGLERARIADIVAEVGGSQGLVHYHFPSREALLIEMLRTAAEEDVERARQIARDDGTVVQRLDRLIRLALPISSDDWNWRLWVEMWGSGLRHDEIALISERFDNGWADTVRELLEDGVESGVLRCADPAAAADRLTAMINGLGLRMVSSRAGFPRAYVIRLVRMAAAMELGLDWQDYLRQGQDG; the protein is encoded by the coding sequence GTGCTGCGTGACGGACTGGAGCGAGCGCGCATCGCCGACATCGTCGCCGAAGTCGGGGGCAGTCAGGGGCTGGTCCACTACCACTTCCCGTCCCGGGAGGCGCTGCTGATTGAAATGTTGCGGACCGCTGCCGAAGAGGATGTCGAACGCGCCCGGCAGATCGCGCGTGACGACGGCACGGTCGTGCAGCGATTGGACCGGTTGATCCGGCTTGCGTTACCGATCTCCAGCGACGACTGGAACTGGCGGCTGTGGGTGGAGATGTGGGGTTCGGGCCTGCGCCACGACGAGATCGCCCTGATCTCCGAGCGGTTCGACAACGGGTGGGCCGACACCGTGCGCGAACTGCTTGAAGACGGTGTCGAATCCGGGGTCTTGCGGTGCGCTGACCCTGCTGCGGCCGCCGATCGGCTCACCGCGATGATCAACGGTCTCGGTCTGCGGATGGTCAGCAGTCGGGCGGGGTTCCCGCGGGCCTACGTCATTCGGCTGGTGCGGATGGCTGCCGCCATGGAGCTCGGCCTGGACTGGCAGGACTACTTGCGTCAGGGCCAGGACGGTTAG
- a CDS encoding helix-turn-helix domain-containing protein — protein MGQQPAATLGERLRDLRRQRGLSIRKLAAELGCSPSHISQFERGISEPSIGLLTELAATLDVSIDALFPRPAGPRATPPDKLVRRAHLRPEHKVGPGVRAQQLLPNDDDAVGFREYIYEPGAAAPLAASGRHYGVVTEGTLNIEFDDQVVTLREGDSIAFDAAAAHLLRNRSLAPARVIWFSIDG, from the coding sequence ATGGGGCAGCAACCAGCCGCCACGCTCGGTGAGCGACTGCGCGACCTGCGCCGGCAGCGCGGCCTGAGCATCCGCAAGCTCGCCGCCGAGCTCGGCTGCTCTCCCAGCCACATCTCGCAGTTCGAGCGGGGCATATCCGAACCCTCGATCGGACTGCTCACCGAACTGGCGGCGACCCTGGATGTGTCGATAGACGCATTGTTTCCACGGCCCGCCGGGCCTCGCGCAACCCCACCGGACAAGCTCGTGCGGCGCGCCCACCTGCGCCCCGAACACAAGGTCGGCCCAGGGGTACGGGCCCAGCAGCTGCTGCCGAACGACGATGACGCCGTTGGCTTCCGCGAATACATCTATGAACCCGGCGCCGCCGCTCCCCTCGCAGCCTCGGGCCGGCACTACGGCGTCGTCACCGAGGGCACGTTGAACATCGAGTTCGACGACCAGGTGGTAACGCTACGCGAGGGCGACTCGATCGCGTTCGACGCCGCGGCCGCACACCTACTCCGCAACCGCTCGCTCGCGCCGGCGCGGGTGATCTGGTTCTCCATCGACGGCTAA